A genomic region of Capsicum annuum cultivar UCD-10X-F1 unplaced genomic scaffold, UCD10Xv1.1 ctg1490, whole genome shotgun sequence contains the following coding sequences:
- the LOC107875661 gene encoding protein argonaute 4, translated as MAEDDTNGNGAAEGLPPPPPVPPDYTPAKTEIEPLKKKSLRVPMARRGTGNKGQKIQILTNHFKVNVTNVDGHFFHYSVALFYEDGRPVDAKGIGRKVLDRVHDTYDTELAGKDFAYDGEKSLFTIGALPRNKMEFTVVLEDMTSSRNNGNSSPGGHGSPNETDRKRLRRPYQSKTFKVEISFAAKIPMQAIANALRGQESENSQEALRVLDIILRQHAAKQGCLLVRQSFFHNDPKNFVDVGGGVLGCRGFHSSFRTTQSGLSLNIDVSTTMIIQPGPVVDFLISNQNAKDPFSLDWAKAKRMLKNLRVKTSPTNQEYKITGLSEKPCREQLFTLKQKGKDADGEVQTMEVTVYDYFVNQRNIELRYSADLPCINVGKPKRPTYFPIELCSLVSLQRYTKSLSTFQRSSLVEKSRQKPQERMQVLSNALKINKYDAEPLLRACGISISSQFTQIEGRVLPPPKLKTGNDDFVPRNGRWNFNNKRLVDPQKIERWAVVNFSARCNVQGLVGDLIKCGKMKGIMVEDPFDVFEESPQVRRAPPLVRVEKMFEQVQSKLPGAPKFLLCLLPERKNCDVYGPWKRKNLAEYGIVTQCIAPTRVNDQYITNVLLKINAKLGGLNSMLTVEHSPSIPMVSKVPTIIIGMDVSHGSPGQSDVPSIAAVVSSRQWPSISRYRASVRTQSPKVEMIDNLFKRVSDTEDEGIMREALLDFYVSSGKRKPEHIIIFRDGVSESQFNQVLNVELDQIIEACKFLDEKWNPKFVVIVAQKNHHTKFFQPNDPNNVPPGTIIDNKVCHPRNYDFYLCAHAGMIGTTRPTHYHVLYDELGFSADDLQELVHNLSYVYQRSTTAISVVAPICYAHLAATQMGQWMKFEDASETSSSHGGVSNAGPVSVPQLPKLEEKVSSSMFFC; from the exons ATGGCTGAAGACGACACGAATGGAAATGGAGCAGCAGAGGGTCTGCCACCACCTCCCCCTGTTCCACCAGATTATACCCCTGCAAAAACTGAAATAGAGCCTCTGAAGAAAAAGTCTTTGCGTGTTCCCATGGCCAGACGTGGCACTGGAAACAAGGGACAAAAGATTCAGATCCTTACTAATCACTTTAAAGTGAATGTGACAAATGTGGATGGACACTTCTTTCACTACAGT GTTGCCCTGTTCTATGAAGATGGTCGGCCAGTTGATGCAAAGGGCATAGGCAGGAAGGTCTTGGATAGAGTACATGACACTTATGATACTGAATTAGCTGGAAAGGATTTTGCATACGACGGTGAGAAGAGTTTGTTTACCATTGGAGCACTCCCTCGGAATAAGATGGAGTTTACTGTTGTCCTTGAGGACATGACATCAAGcag AAACAATGGCAATAGCAGCCCCGGTGGACATGGAAGCCCCAATGAAACTGACAGGAAGAGGCTACGCCGTCCTTACCAGTCAAAGACATTCAAGGTGGAGATCAGTTTTGCTGCCAAAATCCCGATGCAGGCGATTGCAAATGCTCTGCGTGGTCAGGAGTCGGAGAACTCTCAAGAAGCATTGAGAGTCTTGGATATTATTCTAAGGCAGCATGCTGCAAAGCA GGGGTGCCTGCTTGTTAGACAATCCTTTTTCCACAACGATCCGAAGAActttgttgatgttggtggcggTGTTCTTGGATGTCGAGGATTCCATTCCAGTTTCCGGACCACTCAGAGTGGCTTGTCTTTGAACATTG ATGTGTCTACAACAATGATTATCCAACCTGGTCCTGTAGTGGACTTCTTGATTTCAAATCAAAATGCAAAAGATCCCTTTTCTCTGGATTGGGCAAAA GCAAAACGTATGCTCAAGAATCTGAGGGTGAAGACAAGTCCCACTAATCAGGAGTACAAGATTACTGGATTGAGTGAGAAACCTTGTCGTGAGCAATT GTTTACTCTGAAACAAAAAGGGAAAGATGCGGACGGAGAAGTCCAAACGATGGAAGTTACTGTGTATGATTACTTTGTCAACCAGCGCAACATAGAGTTGCGTTATTCTGCTGATTTACCCTGCATCAATGTTGGGAAACCTAAGCGTCCCACCTATTTTCCAATTGAG CTCTGCTCCCTGGTGTCTTTGCAAAGGTACACAAAATCTTTGTCCACGTTCCAGAGGTCTTCTTTAGTGGAGAAATCAAGGCAAAAGCCTCAGGAGAGGATGCAAGTCTTAAGCAAT GctctcaaaatcaacaaatatgatGCCGAGCCTCTGCTTCGTGCCTGTGGAATATCGATTAGCAGCCAGTTCACTCAGATTGAAGGACGTGTTCTGCCTCCTCCTAAG TTGAAGACAGGCAATGATGACTTTGTCCCTCGTAATGGCAGATGGAATTTCAATAATAAG AGActagttgatccccaaaagatagaacgCTGGGCTGTTGTCAATTTTTCTGCACGCTGTAACGTTCAGGGGCTCGTTGGTGATCTGATCAAATGTGGAAAAATGAAAGGAATT ATGGTGGAAGATCCATTTGATGTTTTTGAGGAGTCTCCACAAGTCAGAAGAGCTCCACCGCTTGTTAGAGTTGAGAAAATGTTTGAGCAGGTCCAATCTAAGCTTCCTGGGGCACCGAAATTTCTGCTTTGTCTGCTTCCTGAGAGGAAAAACTGTGACGTTTACG GGCCATGGAAGCGAAAGAATCTTGCTGAGTATGGAATTGTTACCCAGTGTATAGCTCCAACAAGAGTCAATGATCAGTACATCACGAATGTGCTCCTGAAGATTAATGCAAAG CTTGGAGGTTTAAATTCTATGCTTACTGTTGAACATTCTCCTTCCATCCCTATGGTATCTAAGGTTCCTACCATTATTATTGGAATGGATGTATCCCATGGATCACCTGGCCAATCTGATGTCCCGTCCATTGCAGCG GTTGTTAGCTCAAGGCAGTGGCCTTCGATATCTCGTTATAGAGCTTCTGTTCGCACCCAGTCTCCTAAGGTGGAGATGATAGACAACTTGTTTAAACGTGTTTCTGACACTGAAGATGAGGGAATAATGAG GGAGGCTTTGCTTGATTTTTATGTGAGTTCTGGAAAAAGGAAGCCCGAGCATATAATAATATTCAG GGATGGTGTCAGTGAATCCCAGTTTAATCAAGTTCTCAATGTGGAGCTCGACCAGATCATTGAG GCTTGTAAATTTCTCGATGAGAAGTGGAATCCCAAGTTTGTGGTGATTGTTGCCCAGAAGAATCATCATACCAAGTTTTTCCAGCCTAATGATCCCAACAATGTTCCTCCAG GCACAATCATAGACAACAAAGTCTGTCATCCAAGGAATTACGATTTTTACTTGTGTGCCCATGCTGGGATGATT GGTACGACTCGTCCTACTCACTATCATGTCTTATATGATGAACTGGGCTTCTCTGCTGATGATCTTCAAGAGCTGGTTCATAATCTTTCCTATGT TTACCAGAGAAGCACCACTGCCATATCTGTTG TTGCTCCTATCTGTTACGCCCATCTTGCCGCAACTCAGATGGGGCAGTGGATGAAGTTTGAAGATGCATCGGAAACTTCTTCCAGCCATGGTGGTGTTTCTAATGCAGGACCAGTATCCGTTCCTCAGCTTCCAAAGCTTGAGGAGAAAGTGTCAAGCTCCATGTTCTTTTGCTGA